Proteins found in one Methanospirillum hungatei JF-1 genomic segment:
- a CDS encoding chemotaxis protein CheW yields the protein MNKPSIRRGYIMATYSVEAQAAFDEEGPAIQAPVQTTSRIRTKGAGTIQVVEFILGNELFAIDLFDTREVITQTEVTPLPNTPPYLKGIIDLRGMITTIIDLKDLMHITTESSGKKKSRIIVLDRSITEKPIGILVDDVFSVTTYGNEDIDKENTSSQKTHRDILGVIRKKTKTTGEKDKSGLVVWLDIRTMIEKIAAEL from the coding sequence ATGAATAAACCAAGTATCAGGAGAGGATATATCATGGCAACCTATAGTGTTGAGGCCCAGGCAGCCTTTGATGAGGAAGGACCTGCAATACAGGCTCCCGTTCAGACAACGTCACGGATCAGGACAAAGGGGGCAGGGACCATCCAGGTCGTTGAATTCATCCTTGGTAATGAACTCTTTGCAATTGATCTCTTTGATACCAGGGAGGTGATCACCCAGACCGAAGTAACTCCGCTCCCAAACACCCCTCCTTATCTAAAGGGTATCATAGACCTTCGGGGAATGATAACCACCATCATTGACCTGAAAGATCTCATGCATATCACCACCGAATCATCGGGGAAGAAAAAATCCCGGATCATCGTGCTTGATCGTTCGATAACAGAAAAGCCAATCGGCATCCTCGTGGATGATGTCTTCTCTGTTACAACTTATGGCAATGAAGATATCGACAAGGAGAATACATCATCGCAGAAGACTCACCGGGACATTCTGGGTGTCATCAGGAAGAAGACAAAAACAACCGGTGAGAAGGATAAAAGCGGACTGGTTGTCTGGCTTGATATCAGGACCATGATCGAAAAAATCGCCGCTGAGCTCTGA
- a CDS encoding PAS domain S-box protein — translation MHTSSRTSSDILKILLVDDEDVVLHATREYLKTCFSFDVDIAVSGSSALARLSENEYDAIIADYEMESMSGLDLLKAIRERGDDTPFIIFTGKGREEVVIEAFERGADGYVQKGGEIRSQFAELAQKVRTAVCSTRSARAVHEQDTRHRILFETMGQGVIYQDRDGTIIEANPAAERILGIPLDQLTGKRWDELSLHMIQEDNSPFPVEKQPSTQALHTGKVIADTIMGICHSDDDECRWIHVDATPLFRNGDEKPFQVYSILSDITGLRAIKEQVTLHAERISAFLELNRLNAPSRAELLDYAINACLKITQSQFSFIGLVNPDETEVTIHAWSPSVIETCRVQEQKKNFQVADSGIWGDVLRTRKPLILNSFQDLDSGKKRFVKGHVPITRFLEVPVFDGDRIVALLAVANKTRPYNEDDSQALIAFGNELWGIIHQRETREALFLKNYAIESSMNGIAIADLSGILTYVNPAFLSIWNYHHRDEVIGKSAITFWKNHDQAAEVIEAIKTAKQWQGEMEAERTDGSHAILLVSAHSILDESGTPQAIMASFIDITDKKMAEQELIQANNIIEGMLNGIHDIVGLQLPNHSVVRYNKAGYEALGLSASEVVGKKCYELIGRDTPCVPCATSEAIARGQLYTIQRYSPEIGKFLECTSNPILNDQGKPELIVELLHDITSQKKAEEALRESEERFRQLFNNASDAIFLHELHDDNSHGRFIEVNDAACRALGYSHEELLEKAVFDINTLSDKEAAPDITRQLISEGHALFEGTHVRKDGSIFPVEVSAHLFELHGSRVVLSICRDITERKRSEKSIIEANRKLQLLSSITRHDILNSLGGLLLFLDSIPRSDLSPVVRENLHRIEAYALTIQKQIKFTHDYQVLGLQKAIWQDLSRCFQKASDQFDTGRITVEEHLSGIEIFADPMLEKVIYNLIDNALRYGGAKLSKIFGYYRTDGEDLIWIIEDDGAGVAPEMKDQIMERGVGCNTGFGLFLSAEILSITGMTITETGTDGEGARFEIRVPKGMFRLGTDQRPEERG, via the coding sequence ATGCATACCTCCTCACGCACCTCATCAGATATTTTAAAAATACTCCTTGTTGATGACGAGGATGTGGTTCTGCATGCTACCCGTGAGTATCTGAAGACATGTTTCTCTTTTGATGTTGATATTGCAGTATCAGGATCCTCCGCCCTTGCCAGACTTTCAGAAAACGAGTACGATGCCATCATTGCTGATTATGAGATGGAATCTATGAGCGGACTGGATCTCCTCAAGGCTATCAGGGAACGCGGGGATGATACCCCATTTATTATCTTCACCGGAAAGGGGAGGGAGGAGGTTGTTATTGAGGCATTTGAACGCGGTGCAGACGGTTATGTTCAGAAAGGCGGTGAAATTCGATCCCAGTTTGCAGAACTGGCCCAAAAGGTGAGAACCGCAGTATGCAGTACACGATCGGCACGAGCAGTTCATGAACAGGATACCAGACACCGGATACTCTTTGAAACGATGGGGCAGGGAGTGATATACCAGGACAGGGACGGTACAATCATCGAAGCAAACCCTGCAGCAGAAAGAATCCTTGGGATCCCTCTGGATCAACTTACCGGAAAGCGATGGGATGAGTTATCCCTACACATGATTCAGGAAGACAACTCTCCGTTTCCGGTAGAGAAGCAGCCATCAACACAGGCCCTGCACACGGGAAAGGTGATTGCCGATACCATTATGGGTATCTGCCATTCGGATGATGATGAATGCCGATGGATTCACGTGGATGCCACACCCCTGTTTCGGAATGGAGATGAGAAACCCTTTCAAGTTTATTCGATATTATCAGACATTACCGGACTTCGGGCAATAAAAGAACAGGTTACCCTCCATGCAGAGCGGATATCAGCCTTCCTTGAACTGAACCGGTTGAATGCTCCATCACGTGCAGAGCTTCTGGATTATGCAATAAATGCATGTCTGAAGATTACTCAGAGTCAGTTCTCATTTATTGGTCTTGTTAATCCTGATGAGACCGAAGTCACCATCCATGCCTGGTCACCTTCGGTTATAGAGACTTGCAGGGTACAGGAACAGAAGAAGAATTTCCAGGTTGCGGATTCAGGAATCTGGGGGGATGTGCTGAGAACGCGAAAGCCTCTTATCCTGAATTCATTTCAGGACCTAGACTCCGGTAAAAAAAGATTTGTAAAAGGCCATGTTCCTATCACCAGGTTTTTGGAGGTTCCGGTTTTTGACGGGGATAGGATCGTTGCTCTTCTGGCGGTAGCAAATAAAACCCGTCCATATAATGAGGACGACAGTCAGGCACTCATTGCCTTTGGAAATGAATTATGGGGGATTATACATCAAAGAGAGACCAGGGAGGCTTTATTTCTTAAGAATTATGCAATTGAATCATCGATGAACGGGATTGCTATCGCAGACCTCTCAGGAATACTGACTTATGTAAACCCTGCTTTTTTGTCAATCTGGAATTATCATCATCGAGATGAGGTGATCGGAAAGAGTGCGATTACATTCTGGAAGAACCATGACCAGGCTGCAGAAGTTATCGAGGCAATCAAAACTGCAAAACAATGGCAGGGAGAGATGGAAGCTGAACGGACAGATGGTTCTCATGCGATCCTCTTAGTTTCAGCCCATTCCATACTGGATGAATCAGGCACCCCTCAGGCCATTATGGCATCTTTCATTGATATTACTGATAAAAAAATGGCAGAACAGGAACTCATTCAGGCAAATAATATCATTGAGGGTATGCTTAATGGCATCCATGATATCGTGGGCCTGCAGCTTCCTAACCATTCGGTTGTCAGGTATAATAAAGCAGGGTATGAGGCTCTTGGTCTATCCGCTTCTGAAGTTGTGGGAAAGAAATGCTATGAACTCATCGGCAGGGATACCCCCTGTGTTCCTTGTGCGACCAGTGAAGCTATTGCACGAGGACAGTTATATACAATTCAGAGATATAGCCCTGAAATTGGAAAGTTCCTTGAATGCACCAGTAATCCTATCCTCAACGATCAGGGAAAGCCAGAGCTTATTGTTGAACTCCTTCATGATATCACCAGTCAGAAAAAGGCTGAAGAGGCACTCAGGGAGAGTGAGGAACGGTTTCGCCAGCTCTTCAACAATGCATCAGATGCCATTTTCCTCCATGAACTGCATGATGATAACTCCCATGGGCGATTCATTGAGGTCAATGATGCAGCTTGCAGGGCTCTTGGGTATTCACATGAGGAACTCCTTGAGAAAGCGGTGTTTGATATTAATACCCTATCTGACAAAGAGGCTGCTCCGGATATCACCAGGCAGCTTATCAGTGAAGGACATGCCTTATTTGAAGGCACCCATGTCAGGAAAGACGGCTCTATCTTTCCGGTCGAGGTTTCAGCACATCTCTTCGAGCTTCATGGATCACGGGTGGTCCTTTCCATCTGCCGGGATATCACTGAACGGAAACGGAGCGAAAAGTCAATAATCGAAGCGAACCGGAAACTTCAGCTTCTATCCAGTATCACCAGACACGATATCTTAAATTCACTTGGGGGTCTTCTCCTCTTCCTTGATAGTATTCCACGATCAGATCTCTCGCCTGTTGTCAGAGAAAACCTCCACCGGATTGAGGCATACGCACTGACTATTCAAAAACAGATCAAATTTACCCATGATTATCAGGTTCTGGGACTGCAAAAGGCAATCTGGCAGGATCTTTCCCGCTGTTTTCAGAAAGCATCCGATCAATTTGATACAGGGAGGATAACGGTTGAAGAACATCTGTCAGGGATAGAGATCTTTGCTGATCCCATGCTGGAGAAGGTCATATACAACCTGATTGATAACGCCCTTCGGTATGGTGGCGCCAAGCTCTCGAAGATATTCGGATATTACCGAACGGACGGTGAAGATCTGATATGGATTATTGAGGATGACGGAGCGGGTGTTGCCCCGGAGATGAAAGATCAGATCATGGAGAGAGGCGTCGGGTGTAATACCGGATTCGGACTCTTTCTTTCAGCAGAGATCCTCTCCATCACCGGCATGACCATCACCGAAACCGGCACAGATGGGGAGGGGGCCAGATTTGAGATCCGAGTTCCAAAAGGGATGTTCCGTCTTGGAACAGATCAGAGACCGGAGGAGAGAGGATGA
- a CDS encoding PAS domain S-box protein has protein sequence MTDPGSDQSIPGFEEIPYEAFFSNAPIGIFVADDQGRYLFVNDAACTMTGYTRDELIGKNLIQFVYPDDREFAYRHFAQVKETGSAVGDCRYVTKSKEIRYWEVKAVRISDTCYIGYTSDITDKKRSEHEIVRKNEELQATFEELSSTEEELKQQLEEILSAQAEIEEREQKYRLLFNTSEAGIALHEIIWNEEDVPVDYRFLEINPAFEKITGLSAKDIIGKRVTEVLPGVESYWIETYGKVARTGKTVHFENFSHELGKYYEVTAYSPVKGQFATLIQDVTERKKQEIQLKETNSFLENLINHANVPIIVWDPSFTITRINHAFELLIGKPANEIVGKKLETLFPPDEAERSMRLIQTTLEGVRWETAEIPLLNKDGEIKTVLWNSATIYDPDGMTPRATIAQGRDITAERQLEREKDEAAAQIQENIAKLAILNDGIRNPLTIIATFTEMAADTQTADLILAEISRIDEMVNSLDREWIKSEKILNFLKKHDFEKTGFDINKYPDVLPDIHQNGEKSGFSPSGRYELFIEELQAQLYTILDSIDALIYVADMETYEILYLNKQGRYIFGNILGQKCYTYFQNNADGPCQFCTNHLLVDEKGPTGVYRWEYYNTRTGRWFDCRDRAIRWTDGRLVRLEIATDITEKKHKEEEIKESEERFRTLVNAIQETMSVIDRDGTFIYANATAARNLSGKDPSFVIGKNIRDFVSEEKAEELIQNYRTTIDTGIPFAGEVPVMMQGELKYFYNRLIPFRFSQDDEQAVLSLSLDITKQHAIREELTLREEQYRRIVDTAQEGIWQMDRQKNTVYVNPRMAEMLGFTPEEMLGKNVTSFMPPEELDHHAQRMIHRMHGENERYEQEFVKKDGSRIWLHVSATALVNADGTFNGSFAMLTDITEQKRAEKALIESETRFYELFNNLPVAVAIYRPVDNGTDFIFTDFNRAGEQIEKIERTDIIGRSVLEVFPGVRDFGLFEVFQRVYETGIPEKFPISFYKDNRVTGWRENYVYKLPSGEMVAIYEDMTERKQAEHELFVLSRSLSEAMKIAKMAAWEYDLKTGMFTFNDLFYSMLKITAAEAGGYQMSADEFADRFIVPAYASQVREIIQKAAESSDPEFEMIIEGELRRPDNSTFWVTTWLKTDRDDAGEITRLFGVNQDITERKEMETKLKDSTQKLLLLTQINRHDIFNELTAMHLMHDLALDTNDLTEIYSLIKRSEEGLRRIERVLQFTKEYDNFASSQSLWMVLHRIIDSIREEVAAGDILFENSVPENIEVFTDPMIQKVFKALYENAIRHGQNLTKVWFYTQEREGGLIIYCEDDGVGIPDVEKDAIFRYGHGKHTGIGLFLAREMLSINSLTICESGMETKGSRFEIHIPKGKWRYRRSTSDTTTNSDRREHTGE, from the coding sequence ATGACTGATCCTGGGTCAGACCAATCGATTCCTGGATTTGAGGAGATACCCTATGAGGCTTTTTTTTCAAACGCACCAATAGGTATCTTTGTTGCCGACGACCAGGGCAGATATCTCTTTGTGAATGATGCTGCCTGCACCATGACCGGGTATACCAGAGATGAGCTCATCGGAAAAAACCTCATACAGTTCGTCTACCCTGATGACCGGGAATTTGCATATAGACACTTCGCACAGGTCAAGGAGACCGGATCTGCGGTAGGAGACTGCCGGTATGTTACGAAGTCTAAAGAGATCAGATACTGGGAAGTAAAGGCAGTCAGAATTTCTGATACCTGTTATATCGGATATACCTCGGATATTACCGATAAAAAACGATCAGAGCATGAAATTGTACGGAAGAATGAGGAACTTCAGGCAACTTTTGAAGAACTTTCATCAACCGAAGAGGAGCTGAAGCAGCAACTTGAAGAGATCCTCTCGGCACAGGCAGAGATTGAAGAACGTGAGCAAAAATATCGCCTTTTATTCAACACCAGCGAAGCAGGTATTGCTCTGCATGAAATTATCTGGAACGAAGAAGATGTTCCGGTTGATTACCGGTTCCTTGAAATAAACCCGGCATTTGAGAAGATTACCGGACTTTCAGCCAAAGATATCATCGGAAAGCGGGTAACTGAAGTCCTGCCCGGTGTGGAGTCATATTGGATTGAAACATACGGAAAAGTAGCACGTACCGGAAAGACAGTGCATTTCGAGAATTTCAGTCATGAACTCGGAAAATATTACGAGGTCACTGCATACTCCCCGGTCAAGGGCCAGTTTGCAACTCTGATTCAGGATGTAACCGAGCGGAAGAAACAGGAGATACAGCTCAAAGAGACGAACAGCTTTCTTGAAAATCTTATTAATCATGCAAATGTGCCCATTATTGTCTGGGATCCCTCATTCACCATTACGCGAATAAATCACGCATTCGAACTTCTTATTGGGAAACCTGCAAATGAGATCGTGGGAAAAAAGCTCGAGACCCTCTTCCCTCCTGATGAGGCAGAACGCTCGATGCGGCTCATCCAGACAACCCTTGAAGGGGTCAGGTGGGAGACCGCAGAAATTCCTCTTTTAAATAAAGATGGTGAGATAAAGACAGTCCTGTGGAACTCGGCAACCATTTATGATCCTGATGGGATGACACCCCGTGCAACTATCGCTCAGGGCAGGGATATTACCGCAGAACGGCAGCTAGAGCGGGAAAAAGATGAGGCTGCTGCCCAGATACAGGAAAATATTGCAAAACTGGCCATACTCAATGACGGTATCAGAAATCCCCTCACCATCATCGCAACATTCACTGAAATGGCTGCGGATACACAGACTGCAGACCTCATTCTTGCAGAGATAAGCAGGATAGATGAGATGGTAAATAGTCTTGACCGGGAGTGGATAAAATCAGAAAAGATTCTGAACTTCCTGAAGAAGCATGATTTCGAAAAGACCGGATTTGACATCAACAAATACCCGGATGTATTACCAGATATCCATCAGAACGGTGAAAAATCGGGTTTTAGCCCATCCGGCAGATATGAACTCTTTATCGAAGAGCTCCAGGCACAACTCTATACCATCTTGGACAGTATTGATGCCCTGATTTATGTAGCAGATATGGAGACGTATGAAATCCTCTACCTGAATAAACAGGGTCGTTATATATTTGGAAATATCCTGGGCCAGAAATGTTACACCTATTTCCAGAATAATGCAGATGGTCCCTGCCAGTTCTGCACAAACCATCTCCTCGTTGATGAAAAAGGGCCAACAGGTGTGTACCGGTGGGAATATTATAATACCAGAACCGGAAGGTGGTTTGACTGCCGGGACCGGGCTATCAGGTGGACGGACGGAAGACTTGTGCGACTGGAAATTGCTACAGACATAACAGAGAAGAAGCACAAAGAAGAAGAGATCAAAGAAAGTGAGGAACGATTCAGGACTCTTGTCAATGCAATACAGGAGACAATGTCTGTCATTGACCGGGACGGGACATTCATCTATGCAAATGCCACCGCAGCAAGGAATCTTTCAGGTAAGGATCCATCGTTTGTAATCGGAAAGAACATCAGGGATTTTGTATCTGAAGAGAAAGCAGAAGAGTTGATTCAGAATTACCGGACAACCATTGATACCGGCATTCCGTTTGCCGGTGAGGTTCCGGTAATGATGCAGGGGGAGCTCAAATACTTTTATAACCGGCTGATTCCTTTCAGGTTTTCCCAGGATGACGAGCAGGCAGTGCTCTCCCTTTCCCTGGATATTACGAAGCAGCATGCAATCAGGGAAGAGCTGACTCTTCGGGAGGAGCAGTACCGGAGAATAGTTGATACTGCACAAGAGGGCATCTGGCAGATGGATCGACAGAAGAATACGGTATATGTAAATCCACGGATGGCAGAGATGCTCGGGTTTACTCCTGAAGAGATGCTGGGGAAAAATGTCACATCATTTATGCCACCAGAGGAACTTGATCATCATGCACAAAGGATGATCCACCGGATGCATGGAGAGAATGAGCGGTATGAACAGGAGTTTGTGAAAAAGGATGGATCCCGGATCTGGCTGCATGTATCAGCAACCGCTCTGGTAAATGCAGATGGAACGTTCAACGGCTCTTTTGCGATGCTTACCGACATTACCGAACAAAAGAGGGCAGAAAAGGCACTTATTGAGAGTGAAACCAGGTTTTATGAACTCTTCAATAATCTGCCTGTTGCAGTAGCCATTTATCGGCCGGTAGATAACGGAACTGATTTCATCTTTACAGACTTTAATCGTGCAGGTGAACAGATTGAGAAAATAGAAAGAACAGACATTATTGGGAGAAGTGTTCTGGAAGTATTCCCCGGGGTCAGGGATTTTGGTCTTTTTGAGGTTTTTCAGCGAGTATACGAGACTGGAATCCCTGAAAAATTTCCGATCTCATTTTACAAGGACAACCGGGTGACCGGATGGAGGGAAAATTATGTCTACAAACTTCCATCAGGAGAGATGGTCGCAATTTATGAAGATATGACGGAGCGAAAACAGGCAGAACATGAACTGTTCGTTCTCTCCCGTTCACTATCAGAAGCGATGAAGATTGCAAAAATGGCAGCATGGGAGTATGATCTGAAGACCGGGATGTTTACTTTTAATGACTTGTTTTATTCCATGCTCAAGATAACGGCTGCAGAGGCTGGTGGTTACCAGATGTCAGCTGATGAGTTTGCAGATAGGTTCATCGTCCCGGCATATGCCAGTCAGGTACGTGAGATAATACAAAAGGCAGCAGAATCATCTGATCCCGAATTCGAGATGATAATCGAGGGAGAGCTACGCCGTCCGGATAACAGCACCTTCTGGGTGACCACCTGGCTGAAGACTGACCGGGATGATGCAGGAGAGATTACCAGGCTCTTCGGGGTCAACCAGGATATTACCGAACGGAAGGAGATGGAGACTAAACTGAAAGACTCCACACAGAAGTTACTGCTCCTCACCCAGATCAACCGACATGACATCTTTAATGAGCTGACGGCAATGCATCTCATGCATGACCTTGCCCTTGATACCAACGACCTTACGGAGATCTACTCACTTATCAAGAGATCTGAGGAAGGACTGCGAAGGATTGAGAGAGTATTACAGTTTACCAAGGAGTACGATAATTTTGCCTCCTCACAGAGTTTGTGGATGGTCCTCCACCGGATCATAGACTCGATTCGGGAAGAAGTTGCGGCAGGGGATATCCTTTTTGAAAATTCTGTTCCGGAGAACATTGAGGTTTTTACAGATCCGATGATTCAAAAAGTTTTCAAGGCCCTGTATGAAAATGCTATTCGACATGGACAGAACCTGACAAAAGTCTGGTTTTACACCCAGGAGCGTGAGGGAGGTCTGATAATTTACTGCGAAGATGACGGTGTAGGAATTCCGGATGTAGAGAAAGATGCAATTTTCAGATATGGCCATGGAAAACATACGGGAATAGGTCTCTTTCTTGCGAGGGAGATGCTTTCGATAAACAGCCTGACCATATGCGAATCTGGAATGGAAACAAAGGGGTCCAGATTTGAAATACATATCCCTAAGGGGAAATGGAGATATAGAAGAAGTACCTCCGATACCACTACAAATTCAGACAGAAGAGAGCATACAGGAGAATAG
- a CDS encoding PAS domain S-box protein: MDNSRRQIPTPLPDAPDQHPLQKKPEYTEDYQKLYNSLILQNAEISVLNEELIAQQDELRLQYQQLAQAEYEIRKREEQLRFITRQIPATLWVVDRELNYLLSEGKGLSLIGLTPGEVVGQNLYDFFHSSKGNHPAIEAHIRALRGEEVTFEYDHNGVIFQTSLTPMTGPDQIINGVIGIAYDITEQVKAAERIRFERERAHQYLNVAEVMILAFDRHGTITLINRRGCEFLGLSHDDIIGKNWFDQFLPPSEWALTRQFFHEFFQGWYGDCSRFKGEILTSDGSPRFISWFMHAIRSPSGKCIGILASGKDITRERQLEDEKTAAVRQIEKNIAKLAVLNDQIRNPLSIILTLASMSDDVEFAEKISEQVAKIDSIVNDLDHRWMESDKVLEFLRKHHNFNTASITDGESK; encoded by the coding sequence ATGGATAACTCAAGGCGCCAGATCCCTACCCCTCTCCCAGATGCTCCTGATCAGCATCCTCTCCAGAAAAAACCCGAATACACTGAAGATTACCAGAAACTCTATAACTCTCTTATCCTTCAAAATGCTGAAATCTCTGTTTTAAATGAGGAACTCATCGCTCAGCAGGATGAGCTGCGTCTCCAGTACCAGCAGCTTGCCCAGGCGGAGTATGAAATCCGTAAGCGTGAGGAACAACTGCGGTTTATTACCCGGCAGATTCCGGCAACTCTCTGGGTTGTTGACAGGGAGCTCAATTATCTTCTATCAGAAGGAAAGGGCCTATCCCTTATTGGTCTTACCCCCGGAGAAGTTGTCGGACAGAATCTTTATGATTTTTTTCACTCTTCAAAAGGGAATCACCCGGCAATAGAGGCGCATATCCGTGCATTACGCGGAGAAGAAGTAACATTTGAATATGATCATAACGGGGTAATCTTCCAGACCTCGCTCACCCCTATGACCGGACCGGATCAGATAATCAACGGCGTTATCGGGATTGCATATGATATCACAGAGCAGGTGAAAGCCGCTGAACGGATCAGGTTTGAACGGGAACGTGCACATCAGTATCTCAACGTTGCAGAGGTGATGATTCTGGCCTTTGACCGGCATGGCACAATCACTCTTATCAACCGGAGAGGGTGTGAGTTCCTGGGTCTTTCGCATGATGATATCATTGGAAAAAACTGGTTTGATCAGTTTCTTCCCCCCTCTGAATGGGCCCTGACACGGCAATTCTTCCATGAATTCTTCCAGGGCTGGTATGGAGATTGTTCACGGTTCAAAGGGGAAATTCTAACCAGTGACGGTTCACCCCGGTTCATCTCATGGTTTATGCATGCGATTCGCTCTCCTTCTGGCAAATGCATCGGAATTCTTGCTTCAGGGAAAGACATCACCCGGGAACGGCAGCTCGAAGATGAAAAAACTGCAGCAGTCAGACAGATAGAGAAGAATATTGCAAAACTAGCGGTTCTCAATGACCAGATCCGCAATCCTCTCAGTATCATCCTTACGCTGGCAAGTATGTCTGATGACGTGGAATTTGCAGAGAAGATCAGTGAGCAGGTTGCAAAGATAGATTCCATCGTGAATGATCTGGATCACCGGTGGATGGAGTCTGATAAGGTCCTCGAGTTTCTTCGAAAACATCATAATTTTAATACAGCGTCCATTACTGACGGGGAATCGAAGTAA
- a CDS encoding chemotaxis protein CheW, translating into MEIADLKIHTGKKEQDDEIQVVEFIIGEDKFAVNLFDVREIVEASKITPLPHAPSHIRGIIDLRGEITTIIDLRQLLQIAAAKDKSSADLRFIVMDDTVSSQKTGIVVDEVTSVLTVPVTDIDQAARGGTEEEGHILGIIKKEVGERGESRKELVIWIDVRKLISDMNQ; encoded by the coding sequence ATGGAAATTGCTGATCTAAAGATTCATACTGGCAAAAAGGAACAGGATGATGAAATCCAGGTTGTTGAGTTTATTATTGGAGAGGATAAATTTGCAGTGAATCTCTTTGATGTCCGGGAGATCGTTGAAGCCTCAAAAATTACCCCTCTCCCTCACGCTCCATCCCATATCAGAGGAATCATTGATCTTCGCGGTGAGATAACCACGATCATTGACCTTCGTCAGCTCCTTCAGATTGCAGCAGCAAAAGACAAGTCTTCTGCAGACCTCCGGTTTATTGTTATGGATGATACGGTCTCGTCACAAAAAACCGGAATTGTTGTGGATGAGGTTACTTCAGTTCTGACCGTGCCGGTCACGGACATTGATCAGGCTGCACGGGGTGGCACTGAAGAAGAGGGGCATATTCTTGGGATAATAAAGAAGGAAGTAGGTGAGCGGGGAGAGAGCAGAAAAGAACTGGTTATCTGGATTGATGTCCGTAAGTTGATATCAGATATGAATCAGTAA